The Phragmites australis chromosome 15, lpPhrAust1.1, whole genome shotgun sequence genome window below encodes:
- the LOC133892180 gene encoding protein FAR1-RELATED SEQUENCE 5-like — protein sequence MQLMSELYGSRQLVPYEDKDVHNFRSTLRTTEKYKDMQETLEYFEELKQHDPDFFYKFKLEDDYRLQNLFWIDCAARRAYETYRECVSFDTTYMTNMYDMPFAPFIGINRHGQSFQLGCAFLRDEKTPSFIWLFQTFLEAMKEKAPLNIITDQDGAMRSAIEHVFPLANHRNCRWHIMNKAAGTVGPLLKEDKELQDEFKDCINYSVMPKEFEAKWQAMIQKHGLQDNKHFGNFPNLSILDFVKQYQKIQDKWLVAQDGQDFKTDDKTRNTWSKNPIEKHASTVYTKNIFYRFSKEFEKIEEYFVQHIGDYQFRLVPNDKFVDGYGARSYDVTAIEEEESYYCECSKFDRDGIICCHIIKVMSRFGVKKLPDRYIMGRWKQQEMTNQKTIRISNLASTLTKFAREGSNSEDAYEIVTKHIGMMRSKLEDLKKKKKKRTRCNEISANTSAGALNNPSTPHATNAHMTAASAPLTTTTSVAASTTAMSSHTGLGTIGTNLQDPTIPSNSRKVKNPPRSVVKGRKKSKRLSNGMNAQPKRRNQCSIFHSDKHTAPKCPNKIEKRVLNAEM from the exons ATGCAGCTAATGTCTGAATTATATGGATCTAGGCAACTAGTACCATATGAAGATAAAGATGTGCACAACTTCCGCTCAACACTACGTACAACTGAAAAGtataaagatatgcaagaaacgttggaatattttgaagaattgaagcaaCATGACCcagattttttttacaagtttAAGTTGGAAGATGATTACAGGCTTCAGAACCTATTCTGGATAGATTGTGCAGCAAGGAGGGCGTATGAAACATATCGTGAGTGTGTATCTTTTGATACAACATATATGACAAACATGTATGATATGCCCTTTGCACCCTTCATTGGGATAAACAGACATGGTCAATCATTCCAGCTAGGTTGTGCGTTCCTAAGAGATGAAAAGACACCAAGCTTTATCTGGCTTTTTCAAACATTCTTGGAAGCAATGAAAGAGAAAGCTCCATTGAATATTATTACTGATCAAGATGGTGCTATGAGAAGTGCAATTGAACATGTGTTCCCACTTGCAAATCATAGGAACTGTCGATGGCACATAATGAATAAAGCAGCGGGTACTGTAGGTCCTTTACTTAAGGAAGATAAAGAGTTGCAGGATGAATTCAAGGACTGTATAAACTACAGTGTCATGCCAAAAGAGTTTGAGGCAAAGTGGCAAGCTATGATTCAAAAGCATGGGTTGCAGGACAACAAGCATTTTGGGAATTT CCCAAACTTATCAATACTGGACTTTGTCAAGCAATACCAGAAGATTCAAGATAAGTGGCTTGTTGCTCAAGATGGGCAGGACTTCAAAACCGATGATAAGACTCGAAACACATGGTCGAAGAACCCTATTGAGAAGCATGCCTCAACTGTGTACACGAAGAACATATTCTATAGATTCTCAAAAGAATTTGAAAAGATCgaagagtattttgtgcagcaTATAGGTGACTACCAGTTCAGGCTTGTGCCAAATGACAAGTTTGTTGATGGCTATGGCGCTAGGTCATATGATGTGACAgcaattgaagaagaagaaagctacTATTGCGAGTGCAGCAAGTTTGATAGGGATGGCATAATTTGCTGTCACATCATCAAGGTTATGAGCAGATTTGGTGTCAAGAAGCTGCCTGACCGATACATAATGGGAAGGTGGAAGCAACAAGAAATGACT AACCAAAAGACAATAAGAATCAGCAATCTTGCCTCCACGCTCACAAAGTTTGCTCGCGAGGGATCAAACTCAGAAGATGCTTATGAAATTGTTACAAAGCACATTGGAATGATGCGATCTAAACTTGAAGatctaaagaagaagaagaagaaaaggacacGGTGTAATGAGATATCAGCTAATACTTCTGCTGGTGCTCTCAATAATCCCAGCACTCCTCATGCTACAAATGCCCATATGACTGCAGCTTCTGCACCTTTAACTACTACAACTTCAGTTGCTGCATCCACAACTGCTATGTCTAGTCATACTGGACTTGGGACTATTGGAACAAATCTACAGGATCCTACTATTCCTAGTAATTCAAGAAAAGTAAAGAATCCTCCAAGATCAGTTGTCAAAGggagaaaaaagtcaaaaaggCTATCTAATGGAATGAATGCACAACCAAAGAGGAGGAACCAGTGCAGCATTTTTCACTCTGATAAGCACACAGCTCCCAAGTGTccgaataaaatagaaaaaagagttctaaatgcagaaatgtag